The following coding sequences are from one Pseudomonas oryzae window:
- the prpD gene encoding 2-methylcitrate dehydratase codes for MSATFDLNVRPDYDRVLQDIADYVLDYRAFSAEALDTARLCLMDSLGCGLLALRFPECIKHLGPLVEGTVVPHGARVPGTSFRLDPVKAAWDIGAMVRWLDYNDTWLAAEWGHPSDNLGGILAVADHLSQLRLSRGEGALSMRTVLEAMIMAHEIQGVLALENSFNRVGLDHVILVKVASTAVCARLMGADRAQLLAALSHAFVDGQALRTYRHAPNTGSRKSWAAGDASSRGVRLADIALRGEMGIPGVLSAPQWGFYDVLFSHTNKDLATKPVELRQFSLPQPFGSYVMENVLFKISFPAEFHAQTACEAALRLHPQVRDRLHEIERIVITTHESAIRIISKVGPLANPADRDHCLQYMTAVPLAFGSLVAEHYEDDFHAAHPLIDELRAKMAVVEDARYSREYLEADKRSIANAVQVFFSDGSSTGQVAVEYPLGHRRRRAEGIPLLEEKFRANLASRFPAPRCARILALCRDQARLEAAAVDRFMELLVI; via the coding sequence ATGTCCGCCACCTTCGATCTCAACGTCCGCCCCGACTACGACCGGGTCCTGCAGGACATCGCCGACTACGTGCTGGACTACCGGGCCTTCTCCGCCGAGGCGCTCGATACCGCGCGTCTCTGCCTGATGGACAGCCTTGGCTGCGGCCTGCTGGCGCTGCGCTTTCCCGAGTGCATCAAGCACCTCGGGCCGCTGGTGGAGGGTACGGTGGTGCCGCACGGCGCCCGCGTACCGGGCACCAGCTTCCGTCTCGATCCGGTCAAGGCCGCCTGGGACATCGGCGCCATGGTGCGCTGGCTGGACTACAACGACACCTGGCTGGCTGCCGAGTGGGGCCATCCGTCGGACAACCTCGGCGGCATCCTTGCCGTCGCCGACCACCTGTCGCAGTTGCGCCTGTCGCGTGGCGAGGGGGCGCTGAGCATGCGCACGGTGCTGGAGGCCATGATCATGGCCCACGAGATCCAGGGCGTGCTGGCGCTGGAGAACTCCTTCAACCGCGTCGGCCTCGACCATGTGATCCTGGTCAAGGTCGCCTCCACGGCGGTCTGCGCTAGGCTGATGGGCGCAGACCGCGCGCAGTTGCTCGCCGCGCTGTCGCACGCCTTCGTCGACGGTCAGGCCCTGCGCACCTACCGCCATGCGCCCAACACCGGCTCGCGCAAGTCCTGGGCGGCGGGCGACGCCAGCAGCCGCGGCGTGCGCCTGGCCGACATCGCCCTGCGTGGCGAGATGGGCATTCCCGGTGTGCTGAGCGCGCCGCAGTGGGGCTTCTACGACGTGCTGTTCAGCCATACCAACAAGGATCTGGCGACCAAGCCGGTGGAGCTGCGGCAGTTCAGCCTGCCGCAGCCCTTCGGTAGCTACGTGATGGAGAACGTCCTGTTCAAGATCAGCTTCCCGGCCGAGTTCCATGCACAGACCGCCTGCGAGGCGGCGCTCAGGCTGCATCCGCAGGTCAGGGATCGTCTGCACGAAATCGAGCGTATCGTCATCACCACCCACGAGTCGGCGATCCGCATCATCTCCAAGGTCGGACCGCTGGCCAATCCGGCCGACCGCGACCACTGTCTGCAGTACATGACCGCGGTGCCGCTGGCCTTCGGCAGCCTGGTGGCCGAGCACTACGAGGACGACTTCCACGCCGCCCATCCGCTCATCGACGAGCTGCGCGCCAAGATGGCGGTGGTCGAGGACGCGCGCTACAGCCGCGAATACCTGGAGGCCGACAAGCGCTCGATCGCCAACGCGGTGCAGGTGTTCTTCAGCGACGGCAGCTCGACCGGGCAGGTGGCGGTTGAGTACCCGCTCGGTCATCGGCGCCGCCGCGCGGAGGGCATCCCGCTGCTGGAGGAGAAGTTCCGGGCCAACCTGGCGAGCCGTTTCCCGGCGCCGCGCTGCGCGCGGATTCTCGCCCTGTGTCGCGATCAGGCGCGTCTTGAGGCCGCCGCGGTCGATCGCTTCATGGAGTTGTTGGTGATCTGA
- a CDS encoding CrfX protein has translation MHDPFEESLRDLLRGAPTETADSARLDRVLKAANRQVGAGDLFNLLGHWFEALMIGLESGAVRKVPVTRRLNPAARRAHEAD, from the coding sequence ATGCACGATCCCTTCGAAGAATCACTGCGTGACCTGCTCAGGGGCGCTCCGACCGAAACGGCCGACAGCGCGCGCCTGGATCGCGTGCTCAAGGCGGCCAATCGCCAGGTGGGTGCTGGCGATCTGTTCAATCTGCTCGGACACTGGTTCGAGGCCCTGATGATCGGCCTCGAGAGCGGTGCCGTCCGCAAGGTGCCCGTCACCCGTCGACTGAATCCCGCTGCGCGGCGCGCGCATGAGGCTGACTAA
- a CDS encoding alpha/beta fold hydrolase, with the protein MQSSSKLFPVALISAELRGDLTEDVYLLKPNNSPDSSVELALTRLGRADAPSRAVPLVLVHGGFANRRFWYTSNGHGLGAWLARAGFDVWLAEMRGHGLSPRNRGYRHNSVVDYARHDLPAIAAFVGEQCGQPVHWLGHSLGGLSLVAALAGGHLAADGVASLTLACCQVSRLHWALKVPPLNWAVRLRLLRAEAVAPGWLGQGPEEEAVGVVREALRWFGLFGRFGGGGQDWSAGLAAVEVPVLALAGGGDLTAPPGACRQLLERFGSSRREFVRLGRAEGFAEDYGHVEFLQGKNAQREVWPLLEGWLRHGRLDLPRAELAPTFA; encoded by the coding sequence ATGCAAAGCAGTAGCAAACTCTTTCCCGTCGCGCTGATCAGTGCGGAACTGCGCGGCGATCTCACCGAGGACGTCTATCTCCTCAAGCCCAACAACAGTCCAGACAGCTCGGTCGAACTGGCGCTGACCCGCCTGGGCCGCGCCGATGCCCCGTCACGCGCCGTGCCGCTGGTGCTGGTGCATGGCGGTTTCGCCAACCGACGCTTCTGGTACACCAGCAACGGCCACGGTCTGGGCGCCTGGCTGGCGCGCGCCGGTTTCGATGTGTGGCTGGCGGAGATGCGTGGCCACGGCCTGTCGCCGCGCAACCGCGGCTATCGGCACAACAGCGTGGTCGACTACGCACGCCATGATCTGCCTGCGATCGCTGCATTCGTCGGTGAGCAGTGCGGGCAGCCGGTGCACTGGCTGGGGCACTCGCTGGGGGGGCTGTCTCTGGTTGCTGCACTCGCCGGCGGCCATCTGGCCGCTGATGGGGTCGCCTCGCTGACCCTGGCGTGTTGTCAGGTCAGCCGCCTGCACTGGGCGCTCAAGGTGCCGCCGCTGAACTGGGCGGTTCGTCTGAGACTCTTGCGCGCGGAGGCGGTCGCCCCGGGGTGGCTGGGGCAGGGGCCCGAGGAGGAGGCGGTTGGCGTGGTGCGCGAGGCGCTGCGCTGGTTCGGTCTGTTCGGCCGCTTCGGCGGCGGCGGACAGGACTGGTCCGCCGGCCTGGCCGCGGTCGAAGTGCCGGTGCTGGCGCTCGCCGGCGGCGGCGACCTCACCGCTCCGCCCGGCGCCTGCCGGCAGTTGCTCGAGCGTTTCGGTTCGTCGCGGCGCGAGTTCGTCCGGCTTGGCCGGGCGGAAGGTTTTGCCGAGGACTATGGTCACGTCGAGTTCCTGCAGGGCAAGAATGCCCAGCGCGAGGTCTGGCCGCTGCTGGAGGGCTGGCTGCGACATGGCCGCCTGGACCTTCCGCGGGCGGAGCTTGCCCCTACGTTTGCCTAG
- a CDS encoding zinc transporter ZntB, with the protein MQAYEDDNERGLVYGFVLDGEGRARRIQRNELEVLDLRPGECLWLHWDRSVPPARQWLRELSGLNAFACDLLLEEATRPRLVSLGKDRLLLFLRGVNLNPGADPEDMVALRIYADERRVISLRMRPVRAAGALCEAFERGEGPKTASELVLFLADALTDGVDRLVAELAEQIDEQEELLDLSEKRTPSRQLLLAMRRRAASLRRYLAPQREIYAQLGRSPLPWFAGDDTDYWNELFNRLTRNLEELDLARERISLLQEAEHRRITERMNRTMYMLAIITGFFMPMSFVTGLLGINLGGIPGAEHPYGFALACLLMGAIALFQWWLFRRLRWL; encoded by the coding sequence ATGCAGGCGTACGAAGACGACAACGAGCGCGGCCTGGTCTATGGCTTCGTTCTGGATGGCGAGGGGCGGGCGCGCAGGATCCAGCGCAACGAGCTGGAGGTTCTCGATCTGCGTCCCGGGGAGTGTCTCTGGCTGCACTGGGATCGCAGCGTTCCGCCGGCGCGCCAGTGGCTGCGTGAGCTCAGCGGGCTCAACGCCTTCGCCTGCGATCTGCTGCTGGAGGAGGCGACCCGCCCGCGGCTGGTGTCGTTGGGCAAGGATCGTCTTCTGCTGTTCCTGCGCGGGGTCAATCTCAATCCCGGCGCGGACCCCGAGGACATGGTGGCGTTGCGCATCTATGCCGATGAACGGCGGGTCATCTCCCTGCGCATGCGCCCGGTCCGGGCGGCCGGTGCCCTGTGCGAAGCCTTCGAGCGGGGCGAGGGGCCGAAGACCGCCTCGGAGCTCGTGCTGTTTCTCGCCGATGCGCTGACCGACGGCGTCGACCGGCTGGTGGCGGAGCTTGCCGAGCAGATCGACGAGCAGGAGGAGTTGCTCGACCTCAGCGAGAAGCGCACGCCGAGTCGGCAGCTGCTGCTCGCCATGCGGCGGAGGGCGGCCAGCCTGCGCCGGTACCTGGCGCCGCAGCGGGAGATCTATGCCCAGCTCGGGCGCAGTCCGTTGCCCTGGTTCGCGGGCGACGACACCGACTACTGGAACGAGCTGTTCAATCGCCTGACGCGGAATCTCGAGGAGCTCGACCTGGCGCGCGAGCGGATCAGCTTGCTGCAGGAGGCCGAGCACCGTCGCATCACCGAGCGGATGAATCGCACCATGTACATGCTGGCGATCATCACCGGTTTCTTCATGCCGATGAGCTTCGTCACCGGCTTGCTCGGCATCAATCTCGGCGGTATCCCCGGCGCCGAGCATCCCTACGGTTTTGCCCTGGCCTGTCTGCTGATGGGGGCGATCGCACTGTTCCAGTGGTGGTTGTTCCGGCGCTTGCGCTGGTTGTGA
- the ppsR gene encoding posphoenolpyruvate synthetase regulatory kinase/phosphorylase PpsR: protein MKRTAFFISDGTGITAETLGQSLLAQFENINFHKLTRPYIDTVEKARAMVQQINAAAEADGVRPIIFDTIVNSEIRDVLAHCNGFMVDIFSTFLSPLEQELSAHSSYSVGKSHSIAHNPNYMERIDSVHFALDNDDGARTHYYDKADLILVGVSRCGKTPTCLYMALQYGIRAANYPLTEDDMEQLKLPLPLKTHKGKLFGLTIDPDRLAAIRNERKPNSRYASYAQCEFEVREVENLFRRENIPFINSTHFSVEEIAAKILVEKGVERRLK, encoded by the coding sequence ATGAAACGCACCGCTTTCTTCATCTCCGATGGTACCGGCATCACTGCCGAGACGCTGGGTCAGAGCCTGCTCGCTCAGTTCGAGAACATCAACTTCCACAAGCTGACCCGACCGTACATCGATACCGTGGAAAAAGCCCGTGCGATGGTACAGCAAATCAACGCTGCTGCCGAGGCGGACGGCGTGCGACCGATCATCTTCGACACCATCGTCAACAGTGAAATCCGCGACGTACTGGCCCACTGCAACGGCTTCATGGTCGACATCTTCTCCACCTTCCTGTCGCCGCTGGAGCAGGAACTGTCGGCGCACTCTTCCTACTCGGTGGGCAAGTCGCACTCGATCGCGCACAACCCCAACTACATGGAGCGCATCGACTCGGTGCACTTCGCCCTCGACAACGACGACGGCGCCCGCACCCACTACTACGACAAGGCCGACCTGATCCTGGTCGGGGTGTCGCGCTGCGGCAAGACGCCGACCTGCCTGTACATGGCCCTGCAGTATGGCATCCGCGCCGCCAACTACCCGCTGACCGAGGACGACATGGAGCAGCTGAAGCTGCCCCTGCCGCTCAAGACGCACAAGGGCAAGCTGTTCGGCCTGACCATCGACCCCGACCGCCTGGCGGCGATCCGCAACGAGCGCAAGCCCAACAGCCGCTACGCCAGCTACGCCCAGTGCGAGTTCGAAGTGCGCGAGGTGGAAAACCTGTTCCGTCGCGAAAACATCCCCTTCATCAACTCCACGCACTTCTCCGTGGAGGAGATCGCCGCCAAGATCCTGGTGGAAAAGGGTGTCGAACGCCGCTTGAAATAA
- the ppsA gene encoding phosphoenolpyruvate synthase translates to MVEYVVSLDKLGVHDVEHVGGKNASLGEMISNLAGAGVSVPGGFATTAQAYRDFLEQSGLNDRIHEALDALDVDDVTALAKTGAQIRQWVMDAEFPARLDAEIRTAFAAMANGNDNMAVAVRSSATAEDLPDASFAGQQETFLNIRGVDNVIRAAKEVFASLFNDRAIAYRVHQGFDHKLVALSAGVQRMVRSETGTAGVMFTLDTESGFRDVVFITGAYGLGETVVQGAVNPDEFYVHKPTLEAGRPAILRRNLGSKAIKMVYGDEAKAGRSVKVVDVDLADRARFALSDAEVTELAKQALIIEKHYGRPMDIEWAKDGDDGKLYVVQARPETVKSRANNVMERYLLKEKGKVLVEGRAIGQRIGAGPVKVIHDIAEMDKVQPGDVLVSDMTDPDWEPIMKRASAIVTNRGGRTCHAAIIARELGIPAVVGCGNATSVLKDGQQVTVSCAEGDTGLIYEGALGFDIRQNSVDAMPELPFKIMMNVGNPDRAFDFAQLPNAGVGLARLEFIINRMIGVHPKALLNFASLPAEIKDSIEKRVAGYGDPVDFYVEKLVEGISTLAAAFWPKKVIVRMSDFKSNEYANLIGGKLYEPEEENPMLGFRGASRYISESFRDCFELECRAMKKVRNEMGLTNVEIMIPFVRTLGEASQVIDLLASHGLKRGENDLRVIMMCELPSNALLAEEFLEYFDGFSIGSNDLTQLTLGLDRDSGIIAHLFDERNPAVKKLLSSAIQACRKADKYIGICGQGPSDHPDLAKWLMEQGIDSVSLNPDSVLDTWFFLAEGQD, encoded by the coding sequence TTGGTAGAGTACGTAGTTTCCCTCGATAAGCTCGGCGTCCACGATGTAGAGCACGTAGGGGGCAAGAATGCCTCGCTGGGCGAGATGATCAGCAATCTCGCCGGAGCGGGCGTTTCCGTACCTGGCGGCTTTGCCACCACCGCCCAGGCCTACCGCGACTTCCTCGAGCAGAGCGGTCTGAACGATCGCATCCATGAGGCCCTGGACGCGCTGGACGTCGACGACGTGACCGCCCTGGCCAAGACCGGCGCGCAGATCCGCCAGTGGGTGATGGACGCCGAGTTCCCGGCCCGTCTGGATGCCGAGATCCGCACCGCCTTCGCCGCCATGGCCAATGGCAACGACAACATGGCCGTGGCCGTGCGTTCCTCCGCCACCGCCGAGGACCTGCCGGACGCCTCCTTCGCCGGCCAGCAGGAAACCTTCCTGAACATCCGTGGCGTGGACAACGTGATCCGCGCGGCCAAGGAAGTGTTCGCCTCCCTGTTCAACGACCGCGCCATCGCCTACCGCGTGCATCAGGGCTTCGACCACAAGCTGGTCGCCCTGTCCGCCGGCGTGCAGCGCATGGTGCGTTCGGAAACCGGCACCGCCGGCGTGATGTTCACCCTGGATACCGAGTCCGGCTTCCGCGACGTGGTGTTCATCACCGGCGCCTACGGCCTCGGCGAGACCGTGGTGCAGGGTGCGGTGAACCCCGACGAGTTCTACGTGCACAAGCCGACCCTGGAAGCCGGCCGTCCCGCCATCCTGCGCCGCAACCTGGGCAGCAAGGCGATCAAGATGGTCTACGGCGACGAGGCCAAGGCCGGTCGCTCGGTCAAGGTGGTCGACGTCGACCTCGCCGACCGCGCACGTTTCGCCCTGTCCGACGCCGAGGTCACCGAGCTGGCCAAGCAGGCGCTGATCATCGAGAAGCACTACGGCCGCCCGATGGACATCGAGTGGGCGAAGGACGGCGACGACGGCAAGCTGTACGTCGTCCAGGCGCGTCCGGAGACCGTGAAGAGCCGCGCCAACAACGTGATGGAGCGCTACCTGCTCAAGGAGAAGGGCAAGGTGCTGGTGGAAGGCCGTGCCATCGGTCAGCGCATCGGCGCCGGCCCGGTCAAGGTGATCCACGACATCGCCGAGATGGACAAGGTACAGCCGGGTGACGTGCTGGTCTCCGACATGACCGACCCGGACTGGGAGCCGATCATGAAGCGCGCCAGCGCCATCGTCACCAACCGCGGCGGGCGCACCTGCCACGCGGCGATCATCGCCCGCGAGCTGGGCATTCCGGCCGTGGTCGGTTGCGGCAACGCCACCAGCGTGCTGAAGGATGGTCAGCAGGTCACCGTGTCCTGCGCCGAGGGCGATACCGGCCTGATCTACGAAGGTGCGCTGGGCTTCGACATCCGCCAGAACTCGGTGGACGCCATGCCCGAGCTGCCGTTCAAGATCATGATGAACGTCGGCAACCCGGACCGCGCCTTCGACTTCGCCCAGCTGCCCAACGCCGGCGTCGGCCTGGCGCGTCTGGAATTCATCATCAACCGCATGATCGGCGTGCACCCCAAGGCGCTGCTGAACTTCGCCAGCCTGCCGGCGGAGATCAAGGACAGCATCGAGAAGCGTGTCGCCGGCTACGGCGATCCGGTGGACTTCTACGTCGAGAAGCTGGTCGAGGGCATCAGCACCCTGGCCGCCGCCTTCTGGCCGAAGAAGGTCATCGTGCGCATGTCCGACTTCAAGTCCAACGAGTACGCCAACCTGATCGGCGGCAAGCTCTACGAGCCGGAAGAAGAGAACCCGATGCTCGGCTTCCGCGGCGCCTCGCGCTACATCAGCGAGAGCTTCCGTGACTGCTTCGAGCTCGAGTGCCGGGCGATGAAGAAGGTCCGCAACGAGATGGGCCTGACCAACGTCGAGATCATGATCCCGTTCGTGCGCACCCTGGGCGAGGCTTCGCAGGTGATCGACCTGCTGGCCAGCCACGGTCTCAAGCGCGGCGAGAACGACCTGCGCGTGATCATGATGTGCGAGCTGCCGTCCAACGCGCTGCTGGCCGAGGAGTTCCTCGAGTACTTCGACGGCTTCTCCATCGGCTCCAACGACCTGACCCAGCTGACCCTCGGTCTGGATCGCGACTCCGGTATCATCGCCCACCTGTTCGACGAGCGGAATCCGGCGGTGAAGAAGCTGCTGTCCAGCGCCATCCAGGCCTGCCGCAAGGCCGACAAGTACATCGGCATCTGCGGTCAGGGGCCTTCGGATCACCCGGACCTGGCCAAGTGGCTGATGGAGCAGGGCATCGACAGCGTGTCGCTGAACCCGGACTCGGTGCTCGATACCTGGTTCTTCCTCGCTGAAGGTCAGGACTGA
- the rraA gene encoding ribonuclease E activity regulator RraA — MQYVTPDLCDAYPYVDVVEPMFSNFGGRDSFGGQIVTIKCFEDNSLVKEQVEQDGRGKVLVVDGGGSLRRALLGDMLAEKAAKNGWEGIVVYGCIRDVDVIAQTDLGVQALAAHPMKTEKRGIGDLNIPVTFGGVTFVPGEYLYADNNGIIVSREELKMPE, encoded by the coding sequence ATGCAATACGTTACCCCCGATCTGTGCGATGCCTACCCCTACGTCGACGTGGTCGAGCCGATGTTCAGCAACTTCGGCGGCCGCGACTCCTTCGGTGGCCAGATCGTCACCATCAAGTGCTTCGAGGACAACTCGCTGGTCAAGGAGCAGGTCGAGCAGGATGGTCGCGGCAAGGTGCTGGTGGTCGATGGCGGCGGTTCGCTGCGTCGCGCCCTGCTCGGCGACATGCTGGCCGAGAAGGCGGCGAAGAACGGTTGGGAAGGCATCGTGGTGTATGGCTGCATCCGCGACGTCGACGTGATCGCCCAGACCGATCTCGGTGTGCAGGCGCTGGCGGCCCATCCGATGAAAACCGAGAAGCGCGGTATCGGCGACCTCAACATCCCGGTTACCTTCGGTGGCGTGACCTTCGTGCCGGGCGAATACCTGTATGCCGACAACAATGGCATCATCGTCTCCCGCGAAGAGCTGAAGATGCCCGAGTGA
- a CDS encoding LysE family translocator, translated as MTLMDAVLFAPIAALIALGPGPNNFCALNNGINYGVRAALLATFGRLASYAIFLFISAVGLGAMLLASEQAFTAIKWAGALYLVYLGIKTWRSSEFSGLEAQPESAEGSGRRKAPILRLMRNEFLVGMSNPKAILLFAAIFPQFIRPDQPTAEQFLYLGSTYLLMELCVGSLAYSLFGMQIRRLVRTAKGVSRLNKTTGTFFIGAGGALIGVSNH; from the coding sequence ATGACGCTGATGGACGCCGTACTCTTCGCTCCGATTGCCGCCCTGATCGCCCTCGGGCCGGGGCCGAACAACTTCTGCGCGTTGAACAACGGCATCAACTACGGCGTCCGTGCCGCCCTGCTGGCGACCTTCGGGCGCCTGGCGTCGTATGCCATCTTCCTGTTCATCTCGGCCGTCGGCCTGGGCGCCATGCTGCTCGCCTCGGAGCAGGCCTTCACCGCGATCAAGTGGGCCGGCGCCCTGTACCTGGTCTACCTGGGCATCAAGACCTGGCGCAGCAGCGAATTCAGCGGCCTGGAAGCGCAGCCGGAGTCGGCCGAGGGCTCCGGCCGCCGCAAGGCGCCGATCCTGCGCCTGATGCGCAACGAGTTCCTGGTCGGCATGAGCAACCCCAAGGCCATCCTGCTGTTCGCCGCCATCTTTCCGCAGTTCATCCGGCCGGACCAACCCACTGCAGAGCAATTCCTCTACCTGGGCAGCACCTACCTGCTGATGGAGCTGTGCGTCGGCTCGCTGGCCTATTCGCTGTTCGGCATGCAGATCCGCCGCCTGGTTAGAACCGCCAAGGGCGTCAGCCGCCTGAACAAGACCACCGGCACCTTCTTCATCGGCGCCGGCGGCGCGCTGATCGGCGTCAGCAACCACTGA